From the genome of Thermosipho japonicus:
TATAACTTTCCCAAATTTGCTTAAATGGTACCTCCTTCAAATTTCCCATATAATATTCTTTGTCATATCTAAAATGGCCACAAGGGACAACCGTCCCATCAACCAACACGGAAGCATGTTCTCTTCCCGCAGTACAAAGTCCACCAGAAATACTTTCCTCAACATAAAATGTTATTTTACCTTTATACTTTTTAATAATCCCTCTGACATATTCTATCTCATCTTTAGACGGCAAAAGTAAATCCTTATAAAACTCTCCTCTGCCTACAGGAACAAATCTATCTACATAAAGTGAAACATTATGTTCTATTGCAAATTTAACCATCTCTTCAAAATGTTCATAATTAATCTTATTTACAACATGTAATACTGTAACATCAAATCCTTCTTCCAGAAAATTTATAAATCCTTTATATGTTTTTTCAAATGCACCAGGTCCTCTAACAAAATCATGAATTTCTGGAATATGCCCATCAAATGAAATTCCTACCTTTAATTGTGGATAAACATCCTTAATCTTTTTAACAATCTCTTTGCTTGCAAGTGATGCATTGGTATTTAACATAACATCGAGTCCAATACTTGCAGCATAAGAAATGATATCAATAATATCCTGCCTTATTAAAGGCTCCCCACCAATTAGATCAACAATTTCAACATTTGCATCTTTTAAATCATGTAATACCTTTTTCACTTCATCAAAAGAAAGCTCATTAGATGACTTTTTACCTGCATTACAATAGCAATGTTTACATGAATAATTGCAAGCAGTCGTGAGTTCAAACTCGATTATCTTTGGATACCGCATATCTCTCCCCCTTTTCTTAAGTTTTTACCTATATTAGTATATACCATATTCTTTAAAATTATGATAAAATCTTGTTAGAAAATAAGAAGGAGGGATACAGTGAACACTAAAGATTTGTTACTAAAGTTATCATCAATTCATGGACCATCGGGATATGAGTACAAGGCAACAAAAGAAATTGAAAATATTATGAAAGACTTAGTAGATGAATGTCATTATACGAAAGTTGGAAGTTTAGTTTGTGTAAAAAAAGGGGAAGGTAAAGGTAAAATAGGCCTTTTTGCACACGTTGACCAACTTGGTTTTGTAATTTCGAAGATAACAGATGATGGTTTTGCATATGTTGCTGGTATAGGTGGATGGGATCCAAAAACTGTAATTGGTCAAAGAGCAAAAATCTATTCAAAAAATAGAGAGTTTTACGGAGTTTTTGGATTTTTAGCACCACACCTTCAAAAAGCAGAAGATAGAAAAAAAATACCAACTTTTAATTATTTGTTCCTTGATATAAGTATGAACGAAAATTGGAAAGAAATTCAAGTTGGAGATATTGTAATGTTAGATGAAATTGAAGGATTTGAAAAAAACAACATCGTATACGCACCTGCACTTGACAATAGAGCAAGTTGTGTTTCACTAATTAAAACTGCTGAAATACTTAAAAAAATAAAACATCAATTTGATGTTTACTTTATTTTTTCCACTCAAGAAGAAATAGGTGGTCCAGGTGCTCCTACAGCAGCATACTTTGCAGACCTTGACTATGCATTTGTAATAGATGTTACACATGGAGATGAATCAATTCCAGGATTTAGAAAAATAGAAATCAATAAGGGTCCTGTTGTGGCCGTTGGACCTGTTGTAGATAAAGAATTTAACGAAAAAGTACAAAATGTATCAAGTCAATATAACATAAAGATACAATACGAGCCTATTCCAAGAAGAAGTGGTACAGATACAGACGCAGTCCAACTTGTAAAGGCTGGTGTAAAAACTCAATTGATATCAATTCCATTAAAGTACATGCATACACCATATGAAAAGGTTCATGTAAATGATATTGAAAATACAGCAAAGCTTATGGCATTCACCATTTCAGAATTGGAGGTGCAATAAATGTATTTAAAAGAACTCTCTGAAATAAATGGAGTCTCAGGAAATGAAAAGAAAGTAAGAGACTTTATCATAGGAAAGATAAAAGATAAAGTTGATAAATTTTGGGTAGATAGAATGGGAAATTTAATTGCTTTTAAGAAAGGAAATGGAAAGGCAAAAGTTGTTTTGGATGCACACATGGACGAAGTTGGCTTCATGGTTACAAATATTGAAGAAGATGGATCACTTTCTTTTATGCCAGTTGGCGGAGTAGATCCAAGGGTAGTAATCGGTAAAAAAGTTATTATTAACGATGAAATAATAGGTGTTATTGGTTTTAAAGCAATTCACTTGCAAGATGATCCATATAAAGCTCCTGAATTTTCACAATTAAAAATTGATGCAGGATTTTCTTCAAAGGCAGAAGCAGAAAAAAAGGTTAAAATAGGTGATTACGTTGCATTTACAACAAAATACAAAGAAATTGGCAACTTTGCAACTGGTAAAGCATTTGACGATAGAGGCGGCTGTAGCATTTTAATAGATTTAATTGAAAGTAATATAAAAAGTGACTATGACCTCTATTTTGTATTTAGCGTTCAAGAAGAAACAGGTCTTCGTGGTGCAGCAGTTATTAGCGAACAAATAAAACCAGATTTTGCAATTGCACTTGAAACAACTACAGCTGGTGATAATCCTGAGTTAGATAAGTCCCAATGGGCAACTCATATTGGTGATGGACCAGCTTTGACATTTTTACATTCAGGCTATGTCATCGATAAAGACTTATTTGATGCACTTGTTGATACTGCAAAGAAAAATAACATTCCATTTCAGTATAAAAGAAGAACCGCCGGTGGAACAAATGCTGCAAGGTATGCAAGAAGTACATACGGTGTTCCTGCTGCAGTAATTTCAATTCCTTCAAGATACATTCACAGCCCTATAATAGTAATAAGCCTTGATGATTATAAAAACAGTGTTTTACTAGTTAAAAAATTTCTCGAAAGTGCTCCAGTGGTAAAATAAAACCCTAAATTAATATCGCACTAAAAAACATGACCCTGAAAAATTCAGGGTCATGTTTTCTTTTTTTTACTTTACATTTGGAATTAAAACTTTCAAAATCTCTTCGTTCTTAATCCTTATATAACCTTCACTCAATTCCTTTAATGCAATACTTACATAGTTGTTATCCCATGTCTCAACATATGGTTTTGCGAATTCCTTTAAATTTTCTGCACGTTTTGCCGCTGCAATTGGGATAGCAAATTTGTAGGGAATTCTCTTTAGTAGTTCATCATAGTTAATTACCGGTCTCACTTTCACTCACCCCTTTAAAAAGCCGTTTTATCAATGCTTCGTCTAAAATTCTCCTTGTTCTGTACGATTCAGCTGTAATAATAGATTTCATTGCAAGTATAGACTTTTCAAGATCGCTATTGACTATTAAATAATCAAATTCCACAATTTTTGACATTTCCCACTTTGCATTTTCAAGCCTTTTTAACATTGACTGGCTATTTTCAGTTCCTCTTTTTAAAAGTCTCTCCTTTAAAACTTCATAACTTGGTGGTGCAACAAAGATAAAAACCGCATCATCAAAATTTCTCTTTACCTGCAACGCTCCTTGTACATCTATATCCAATATTATTCTATTACCTTTTTCAATATTTTCAAGTACAAATTTTTTTGGTGTTCCATACAAATTTCCATGCACTTCAGCCCATTCTAAAAATTCGCCTTTTTCTCTCATTTCAATAAACTTATCTCTACTTACAAAAAAATAATCTACACCATCAACTTCTCCTGGACGTGGTGGGCGTGTAGTACACGAAACAGAAAAAACTATATTCTCTAATTTATTCATAAGGGCACTAATAATACTTGTTTTTCCAACTCCTGATGGTCCACTAACTACAAACAAAGTCCCCTTCATATTATCCCTTTCTTCTAATCTTGTCAAGTTGTTCTTCTATTTCAAAGAATGATTGCATAAACCTTTGGGCAATAGTTTCTGGTTGAATTGCACTTAAAATTATATGGTTACTATCGGAAATTAGGATAGCTCTTGTTTTTCTACCGTATGTTGCATCTATAAGCTTTCCTTCTTCCTTTGCATCTTCTTTTAGTCTTTTAAGTGGTGCACTTTCAGGATTAACAATTGCTACAATCCTGTCACCTGCAATTACGTTTCCAAAACCAATATTAATTAAACCAAACATAAAATACACCTCCCAAATTATTCAACGTTTTGAATTTGCTCTTTCAATTGTGAATTAATATATTTGCCTTCAAGGGCTAAATTGCTAATTTCAAGCATTCTGCTTTTAGAAAGTATTGTATTAAATTCTCTGTGAACCTCTTGTGTTAGAAAATTAAATAACATTCCAACTGGCTCATCCCTTAATAAAAGTTCTTTCATCCTATCTATATGACTTTTTAATCTTTCTATTTCTTCCCTTATATCTGCTTTATCTGCTATCAAAGCTACCGCTGTTTCAAATTGGTTTGTATCTATCTCAACATTTTCAGGTAAAATTTCTTCAACACTTTCTCTTAATTTCTTTGCAATTTCTTCTTTCATATCACTAGCAATTTTTTCTATATTAAATGTTATTTCTTCTATTTTTTTCACCATATTTTCTATGTCCTTACATATCTTTTGACCTTCCTTTTTTCTTTCCTCAACCAACATCTCTAAAGACGATGATAAAACTTCTTTTGTAAAATCCCACAATTCTTCAACCACTTCATCTTCTATATCACCACGGAAAATTTCTCTAAAATTCAATAAATCACCCAAAACTATCGAATTTTGTATTCCAAGACTTTCCCTTACACTTTCTAATGTATCATAGTACGATTTGGCCATAACATAATCGATTGAAAGATTTACCGGTGTTAAAAACTTAACATTTATTCTTACATTAACCTTACCACGGGTCAAAAAATTTGAAATTATCTTAGTAATTTCAATTTCTTTTGAAGATAAATAATAAGGAAGGGATACACTAATATCTAATCCCTTTGAATTGAGACTTTTTACTTCACAACTTACTCTAAATTTTTCTGAAAACTTTTCCACTTTGGCATAGCCAGTCATACTTTTTAGCAAATTAATCACTCCTATTAATAATTATACACGATTTTTTAATTTTTTCAAAACTTTTTTCGCATTTTCAACTTATTTTATCTTAATTAAAAAGACGGGACCCGAAGGGTCCCATAATGAGGGCTTTATCTCATCCGCCTACTGCTTGCTAGCTTCCTGCATTCCTCTTTCAATAGCTTTAATATTAATATCTATAAGGTTTGCTTTCTTTCCAGTTAACTTTTGTTCAAGCGCCTTTATTACACTTTCTTTTGAAACTATATTTGTAGCCCCAATTACTGCTCCAAGCATTACCATATTTGCAACTTTTAAATTCCCAAGTTCATCTGCTATTTCATTACAATTAACTTTGTATATATTTATTCCATCTTTTCTATCAGGTTCTCTGTCTATAACTGACTCATTTAAGAACAAGTATCCACCATCAGTTACAAAGCTTTGAAATTTTATCATTGAAGGAATATTCATTGCTACTACAACTTCTGCTTTATCTACTACTGGTGATGCGACTTCTTTGTCTTCAACTACAACGGTACAATTTGCAGTTCCACCACGCATTTCAGGACCGTACGATGGCATCCAAGTTACACTTTTTCCCTCAATCATTCCTGCATAAGCAAGGATCTGACCCATAAGCATTACACCTTGACCACCAAATCCTGCAAACACAAATCTCATT
Proteins encoded in this window:
- a CDS encoding radical SAM/SPASM domain-containing protein; the encoded protein is MRYPKIIEFELTTACNYSCKHCYCNAGKKSSNELSFDEVKKVLHDLKDANVEIVDLIGGEPLIRQDIIDIISYAASIGLDVMLNTNASLASKEIVKKIKDVYPQLKVGISFDGHIPEIHDFVRGPGAFEKTYKGFINFLEEGFDVTVLHVVNKINYEHFEEMVKFAIEHNVSLYVDRFVPVGRGEFYKDLLLPSKDEIEYVRGIIKKYKGKITFYVEESISGGLCTAGREHASVLVDGTVVPCGHFRYDKEYYMGNLKEVPFKQIWESYNPDDLIASCKSCPYFNSCFGGCRAFAKKLGLDYDPIFCEVHVNDKKG
- a CDS encoding M20/M25/M40 family metallo-hydrolase — encoded protein: MNTKDLLLKLSSIHGPSGYEYKATKEIENIMKDLVDECHYTKVGSLVCVKKGEGKGKIGLFAHVDQLGFVISKITDDGFAYVAGIGGWDPKTVIGQRAKIYSKNREFYGVFGFLAPHLQKAEDRKKIPTFNYLFLDISMNENWKEIQVGDIVMLDEIEGFEKNNIVYAPALDNRASCVSLIKTAEILKKIKHQFDVYFIFSTQEEIGGPGAPTAAYFADLDYAFVIDVTHGDESIPGFRKIEINKGPVVAVGPVVDKEFNEKVQNVSSQYNIKIQYEPIPRRSGTDTDAVQLVKAGVKTQLISIPLKYMHTPYEKVHVNDIENTAKLMAFTISELEVQ
- a CDS encoding M42 family metallopeptidase; its protein translation is MYLKELSEINGVSGNEKKVRDFIIGKIKDKVDKFWVDRMGNLIAFKKGNGKAKVVLDAHMDEVGFMVTNIEEDGSLSFMPVGGVDPRVVIGKKVIINDEIIGVIGFKAIHLQDDPYKAPEFSQLKIDAGFSSKAEAEKKVKIGDYVAFTTKYKEIGNFATGKAFDDRGGCSILIDLIESNIKSDYDLYFVFSVQEETGLRGAAVISEQIKPDFAIALETTTAGDNPELDKSQWATHIGDGPALTFLHSGYVIDKDLFDALVDTAKKNNIPFQYKRRTAGGTNAARYARSTYGVPAAVISIPSRYIHSPIIVISLDDYKNSVLLVKKFLESAPVVK
- the rpoZ gene encoding DNA-directed RNA polymerase subunit omega; amino-acid sequence: MRPVINYDELLKRIPYKFAIPIAAAKRAENLKEFAKPYVETWDNNYVSIALKELSEGYIRIKNEEILKVLIPNVK
- the gmk gene encoding guanylate kinase, with the translated sequence MKGTLFVVSGPSGVGKTSIISALMNKLENIVFSVSCTTRPPRPGEVDGVDYFFVSRDKFIEMREKGEFLEWAEVHGNLYGTPKKFVLENIEKGNRIILDIDVQGALQVKRNFDDAVFIFVAPPSYEVLKERLLKRGTENSQSMLKRLENAKWEMSKIVEFDYLIVNSDLEKSILAMKSIITAESYRTRRILDEALIKRLFKGVSESETGN
- a CDS encoding DUF370 domain-containing protein codes for the protein MFGLINIGFGNVIAGDRIVAIVNPESAPLKRLKEDAKEEGKLIDATYGRKTRAILISDSNHIILSAIQPETIAQRFMQSFFEIEEQLDKIRRKG
- a CDS encoding YicC/YloC family endoribonuclease; amino-acid sequence: MLKSMTGYAKVEKFSEKFRVSCEVKSLNSKGLDISVSLPYYLSSKEIEITKIISNFLTRGKVNVRINVKFLTPVNLSIDYVMAKSYYDTLESVRESLGIQNSIVLGDLLNFREIFRGDIEDEVVEELWDFTKEVLSSSLEMLVEERKKEGQKICKDIENMVKKIEEITFNIEKIASDMKEEIAKKLRESVEEILPENVEIDTNQFETAVALIADKADIREEIERLKSHIDRMKELLLRDEPVGMLFNFLTQEVHREFNTILSKSRMLEISNLALEGKYINSQLKEQIQNVE
- a CDS encoding 2-oxoacid:acceptor oxidoreductase family protein, whose product is MRFVFAGFGGQGVMLMGQILAYAGMIEGKSVTWMPSYGPEMRGGTANCTVVVEDKEVASPVVDKAEVVVAMNIPSMIKFQSFVTDGGYLFLNESVIDREPDRKDGINIYKVNCNEIADELGNLKVANMVMLGAVIGATNIVSKESVIKALEQKLTGKKANLIDINIKAIERGMQEASKQ